One Chryseobacterium sp. StRB126 genomic region harbors:
- a CDS encoding SusD/RagB family nutrient-binding outer membrane lipoprotein yields the protein MKNIIISSVLALVLTNCTSDNVNNDPHVAYSMVPEPLLTYAEKELSDYMTTPSVNENNFRLTMQYWQEVTYVSESNYNFTARNVSNNVWTDNYVNVLNNLNKAKELIEQFQPTASEVNAWPAKKQNQLAIIDMLSVYTFQTMVDTFGDVPYSQALNYEKFPLPIYDDDTQIYEKLIIRLKADINNLEEGEGSFGSGDIFYQGDIGKWKKFGNSLLLKLGIALSDVNPSLAQSTINTAIIGGVIINETDNAHFRYQAETPNFNPLFENLANSGRNDFFGGKPFIDFLNITSDPRRAQYFHDVQGQYIGQVIGLSGVFTDFSAPGLFAYIPVTPGKIMTHTEVAFYMAEAAARFGIGGSPDVLYQNAVQASFLEWGLSAQDAQTYLSNTPYDAANWKKSIGEQAWVAMYNHPVVSWNFYRRLDYPILQAPPTAIANAGGKVPVRLQYPTLEATTNGTNYAKAATAIGGDKLTTRVFWDAQ from the coding sequence ATGAAAAATATTATCATAAGCTCTGTTTTAGCACTGGTCCTAACGAACTGTACCTCAGATAATGTGAATAATGATCCCCATGTAGCCTACAGTATGGTTCCTGAGCCTCTTCTTACCTATGCAGAAAAAGAACTGAGCGATTATATGACCACTCCAAGCGTCAACGAGAACAATTTCCGTCTTACTATGCAATACTGGCAGGAAGTAACTTACGTAAGTGAAAGCAATTATAATTTTACGGCAAGAAATGTCTCCAATAATGTATGGACAGATAATTATGTGAATGTTCTTAACAATCTGAATAAGGCTAAAGAACTTATAGAACAATTTCAGCCGACAGCCTCAGAAGTAAATGCCTGGCCTGCAAAAAAACAGAATCAATTGGCTATTATTGATATGCTCTCAGTATATACATTTCAAACCATGGTTGATACTTTCGGTGACGTTCCTTACAGCCAGGCTCTTAATTATGAGAAGTTTCCTCTTCCCATCTACGACGATGATACACAGATTTATGAAAAATTAATTATCCGCCTAAAAGCAGATATCAATAATCTGGAGGAAGGAGAAGGAAGTTTCGGCTCAGGAGATATCTTTTATCAAGGTGATATAGGAAAATGGAAAAAGTTTGGAAATTCTCTGCTTCTAAAATTAGGAATTGCTCTTTCAGACGTTAATCCTTCATTGGCTCAATCTACTATTAATACAGCCATTATCGGAGGAGTCATTATCAATGAAACAGATAATGCTCATTTCAGATACCAGGCAGAAACCCCTAACTTTAATCCATTGTTTGAAAACCTTGCCAATAGTGGACGGAATGATTTTTTTGGAGGAAAACCTTTTATAGATTTTCTGAATATCACTTCCGATCCCAGAAGAGCTCAATACTTTCATGATGTACAGGGGCAATATATCGGTCAGGTAATCGGGTTATCAGGTGTTTTTACAGATTTTTCTGCGCCCGGGCTCTTTGCCTACATTCCTGTTACTCCCGGAAAAATAATGACTCATACCGAAGTGGCTTTTTATATGGCAGAAGCCGCAGCCAGATTCGGAATTGGCGGAAGTCCTGATGTTCTTTATCAAAATGCTGTACAGGCATCTTTTCTCGAATGGGGCTTATCTGCTCAGGATGCACAGACTTATCTTTCAAACACTCCTTATGATGCTGCCAACTGGAAAAAATCTATTGGAGAGCAGGCGTGGGTTGCCATGTATAATCATCCTGTAGTATCCTGGAATTTTTACAGAAGGTTAGATTATCCTATTTTACAAGCTCCACCCACTGCTATTGCCAATGCGGGCGGAAAAGTTCCTGTAAGACTTCAATATCCAACATTAGAGGCAACTACCAATGGCACCAACTATGCTAAAGCTGCAACTGCAATTGGTGGCGATAAACTTACCACCAGAGTTTTTTGGGATGCTCAGTAA
- the chrA gene encoding chromate efflux transporter gives MENNCSLKELAQLFLKLGITAFGGPAAHIAMMQQEVVVKKKWISEQHFLDLIGATNLIPGPNSTEMAIHIGYDKGGWKGLIIAGLCFILPAVFITGILAFLYHDYGQIPEIHPFIYGIKPAIIAVVIGAVYPLAKKSVKSIFLFIIGIVVLFASLLGISEIYLMFGAGFLAYVLYFFKNSRANTLQSFIPFTYIKISQVSFRHTIDVELFLTFLKIGAILYGSGYVLFAFLDTELVQTGLLSRTKLIDAIAIGQFTPGPVFSSVTFIGYQINGLSGAIVSTIAIFLPSFIFVALLNPLVKKMRNSKALAVFLDAVNVASVAIIVSVCFVMGKEAITDWRAVVIAILSGIFVFKFKKINSAIIVAGGALLGFILFQI, from the coding sequence GTGGAGAACAATTGTAGTCTGAAAGAACTGGCCCAACTTTTCCTGAAATTGGGAATCACAGCATTTGGTGGGCCTGCTGCTCATATTGCTATGATGCAGCAAGAAGTTGTTGTGAAAAAAAAATGGATCAGTGAACAACATTTTCTGGATTTAATTGGAGCTACTAATCTTATTCCTGGTCCTAACAGTACAGAAATGGCCATTCACATCGGCTACGATAAGGGAGGATGGAAAGGCTTAATAATAGCAGGTTTATGTTTTATTCTCCCCGCAGTTTTTATTACTGGAATTTTGGCGTTTTTATATCATGATTATGGGCAAATTCCTGAGATACATCCTTTTATTTATGGCATAAAACCAGCTATTATAGCAGTTGTTATTGGTGCGGTTTATCCATTAGCAAAAAAATCGGTAAAATCAATATTTTTATTTATAATAGGAATTGTGGTATTGTTCGCTTCTTTATTAGGCATTAGCGAAATATATTTAATGTTTGGAGCAGGCTTTTTAGCTTATGTTTTATATTTTTTTAAAAACAGCCGTGCTAATACTTTGCAAAGTTTTATACCTTTTACTTATATTAAAATTTCACAGGTATCTTTCCGGCATACTATAGATGTTGAATTATTTCTGACTTTTTTAAAAATTGGTGCAATACTTTATGGTAGCGGGTACGTACTTTTTGCATTTTTAGATACTGAATTAGTACAAACAGGCTTGCTTTCAAGAACGAAGCTTATAGATGCAATTGCAATTGGGCAATTCACCCCCGGACCTGTTTTTTCATCGGTTACTTTTATAGGATATCAGATTAATGGGCTTTCGGGTGCAATTGTTTCAACAATAGCAATATTTCTTCCTTCATTTATATTTGTAGCACTTTTAAATCCGTTAGTTAAAAAAATGCGCAATTCAAAAGCATTAGCTGTATTTTTAGATGCTGTAAATGTAGCTTCCGTAGCAATTATAGTATCTGTTTGTTTTGTAATGGGTAAAGAAGCTATTACTGATTGGCGAGCCGTTGTAATAGCAATCCTAAGTGGTATTTTTGTTTTTAAATTTAAGAAAATTAATAGTGCAATTATTGTTGCAGGAGGTGCATTATTGGGTTTTATCCTATTTCAAATTTAA
- a CDS encoding DNA-3-methyladenine glycosylase, with protein MKLPLSYYFNQDVLFLAQDLLGKVLFTDIDGEITAGIIVETEAYFGVKDKASHAYGGRRTDRTETLYNQGGVSYVYLCYGIHHLFNVVTSVEDDPHAVLIRAVEPLIGTEIMELRRNMPASKAAISSGPGSAAKALGIDRSFNKKDLNGNEIWIEDHGIRYPSDDIVTGPRIGVAYAQEDALLPWRFFVKGNKYVSKPNKI; from the coding sequence TTGAAACTACCACTCTCCTATTATTTCAATCAAGACGTTCTTTTTCTTGCTCAGGATCTTCTTGGAAAAGTACTTTTTACAGATATTGACGGCGAAATAACAGCCGGAATTATTGTAGAAACAGAAGCCTATTTTGGCGTGAAAGATAAAGCATCTCATGCCTATGGTGGACGGAGAACGGACAGAACTGAAACGTTGTACAACCAAGGTGGAGTTTCCTATGTTTATTTATGTTATGGAATCCATCACCTTTTCAATGTAGTGACTTCTGTGGAGGATGATCCTCATGCCGTTCTAATAAGGGCTGTTGAGCCATTGATAGGGACTGAGATTATGGAACTCAGAAGAAATATGCCGGCTTCCAAAGCAGCGATTTCCTCCGGCCCCGGATCTGCTGCCAAAGCATTGGGAATTGATCGTTCCTTTAACAAAAAAGACCTGAATGGAAATGAAATCTGGATTGAAGATCATGGGATTCGGTATCCTTCTGATGATATTGTTACAGGGCCTCGTATAGGAGTGGCTTATGCCCAGGAAGATGCATTGTTGCCTTGGCGCTTTTTTGTAAAGGGCAACAAATATGTAAGTAAGCCCAACAAAATATAA